Proteins from a genomic interval of Archangium lipolyticum:
- a CDS encoding 2-oxo acid dehydrogenase subunit E2 gives MKPFLHPAHYKAPRDPSAYASIDVRMERALAYMEEVRARSGQRLTVTHLVGKAAADALRRYPEANVILRWNRPWLRKRVGVCVLVVQPQHQGRVDLTTATVHDADTLSLQDFAAAMEERVQTVRHRRDAVIERGKRRSYRIPGLFMNAALDLLSFVWFTLNVDLAWVGMPRDPFGSVAVSNVGSLGLERAWLAMVPYTRVALYLAPGAVRDVPVVEGDLLVAGKGMTLSCTFDARLIDEELAARVLRHIGDALEDPTSAWGPPEVPR, from the coding sequence GTGAAACCCTTCCTCCACCCCGCGCACTACAAGGCTCCCAGGGACCCGAGTGCCTACGCGTCGATCGACGTGCGCATGGAGCGCGCGCTCGCGTACATGGAGGAGGTCCGCGCCCGCTCGGGTCAGCGCCTCACGGTGACGCACCTGGTGGGCAAGGCCGCCGCGGATGCGCTGCGCCGCTACCCGGAAGCCAACGTCATCCTTCGCTGGAACCGTCCGTGGCTGCGCAAACGCGTGGGCGTCTGTGTCCTCGTGGTGCAGCCGCAGCACCAAGGCCGCGTGGACCTCACCACCGCCACCGTGCATGACGCGGACACGCTCTCGCTCCAGGACTTCGCCGCGGCCATGGAGGAGCGCGTCCAGACCGTGCGCCACCGCCGGGATGCCGTCATCGAGCGCGGCAAGCGGCGCTCCTACCGCATCCCTGGCCTCTTCATGAACGCCGCCCTGGACCTGCTCTCCTTCGTCTGGTTCACGCTGAACGTGGACCTCGCCTGGGTGGGCATGCCGAGAGACCCCTTTGGCTCCGTTGCGGTCTCCAACGTGGGCTCGCTGGGGCTCGAACGGGCCTGGCTGGCCATGGTGCCCTACACCCGTGTGGCCCTCTACCTCGCCCCTGGCGCCGTGCGTGATGTCCCCGTGGTCGAAGGGGACTTGCTCGTGGCCGGCAAGGGGATGACCCTCTCCTGCACCTTCGATGCGCGCCTCATCGACGAGGAGCTCGCCGCGCGCGTCCTGCGCCACATCGGAGATGCATTAGAGGACCCCACGTCCGCCTGGGGCCCCCCCGAGGTCCCGCGATAA
- a CDS encoding PQQ-dependent sugar dehydrogenase, translating into MRTRLVLSALLVLAAGSGCRKSQAKLLTAPDCILVEDDFGPNGTVPITVDVVAEGLEVPWSIAWLPGGDALVSERPGRIRLLRQGVLQPNPVATVRIARSSEGGLLGIAAPPDFASHRRFYLYVTHDANGDTRNRVERWTLSEDHSTATFDRVILGDIPASKYHDGGRIRFGPDGMLYVGTGDARDPDNSQAMDTPSGKLLRLTPEGEVPADNPFPGKAAFLLGVRNAQGFDWKDRDTLYFTDHGPSGDTLRRGHDEVNVVRKGDNLGWPTLYSCESGEGLVTPSLTWDDAVPPGGAAIYTGEAIPEWKGSLLVGSLGARHLHRVVFSPDNPRHVTRHEVYLRNEWGRLRETIMGPDGHLYVTTSNCDGRGDCGPRKDVILRIRR; encoded by the coding sequence ATGCGCACCCGCCTCGTGCTCTCCGCCCTCCTGGTCCTCGCCGCTGGCTCCGGCTGCCGCAAGAGCCAGGCGAAGCTTCTGACCGCTCCCGACTGCATCCTCGTCGAGGACGACTTCGGCCCCAACGGTACCGTGCCCATCACCGTCGACGTCGTCGCCGAGGGGCTCGAGGTCCCCTGGAGCATCGCCTGGCTCCCGGGGGGCGACGCCCTCGTCTCCGAGCGCCCCGGCCGCATCCGCCTGCTGCGCCAGGGCGTGCTCCAGCCCAACCCCGTTGCCACCGTGCGGATCGCCAGGAGCAGCGAGGGCGGCCTGCTCGGCATCGCCGCCCCTCCCGACTTCGCGAGCCACCGGCGCTTCTACCTCTACGTCACCCACGACGCGAACGGCGACACGCGCAACCGCGTGGAGCGCTGGACGCTCTCCGAGGACCATTCCACCGCCACCTTCGACCGCGTCATCCTCGGCGACATCCCCGCGAGCAAGTACCACGATGGCGGCCGCATCCGCTTCGGTCCCGACGGCATGCTCTACGTCGGTACGGGCGATGCGCGCGATCCGGACAACTCGCAGGCCATGGACACCCCTTCCGGCAAGCTGCTGCGCCTCACTCCCGAGGGCGAGGTGCCCGCCGACAACCCCTTCCCGGGCAAGGCGGCCTTCCTGCTCGGCGTCCGCAACGCCCAGGGCTTCGACTGGAAGGACCGGGACACCCTCTACTTCACCGACCACGGGCCCAGCGGCGACACGCTCCGCCGCGGACACGACGAGGTCAACGTGGTGCGCAAGGGCGACAACCTGGGCTGGCCCACCCTCTACAGCTGCGAGTCCGGCGAGGGGCTCGTCACCCCGTCCCTCACCTGGGACGACGCGGTGCCCCCGGGCGGTGCCGCCATCTATACCGGCGAGGCCATCCCCGAATGGAAGGGCTCGCTGCTCGTCGGCTCGCTCGGCGCCAGGCACCTGCACCGCGTGGTCTTCTCCCCCGACAACCCCCGGCACGTCACCCGGCACGAGGTGTACCTGCGCAACGAGTGGGGCCGCCTGAGGGAGACCATCATGGGTCCGGACGGCCACCTCTACGTCACCACCAGCAACTGCGACGGCCGGGGAGACTGCGGGCCACGCAAGGACGTCATCCTGCGCATCCGCCGGTGA
- a CDS encoding cation:proton antiporter, giving the protein MHLEMPLIIGLMVAASSLAIAAKRVRIPYNVALVVGGLLISVGGILPGVPPLNPEVVFLVCLPLLLFEGGITADVANVRANLLPIATLATLGMVLAIAATGTALHFALELAWGPALLLGAMLAVTDTVSILYAFRRAPVPRRLSGIMQGESLFNDGTALVAYAAIASIVAGGQSSFSLPLLGAKVLGATAGGLVIGLALGLVAGFVIRHTEDPLAEIMVTTALAFAAFVIGEQLHLSGAIAAVTAGLSTGINLRRHVSPQSQVAIHTFWEYAAFGVNTFLFLSVGLTTRPEALVGYMPQTVLAVACVFAGRAVAIYLPFLLLRLVRPSEAVPLRWQHVFILGNIKGALSIGLALGLPEATPSRELLVAIAFGVTFVSLVIQGLALTGILKRLGLFHEDPVAYAVAEQQARLISSRAARQELEVLHDQGLIPRAAYEHLRSDYQVGIAGAERELRRLSEQHLAQGARIVLVTRRRLIDAERTALLSARRAGLIPEATAEAQLARLDERTLELEHVLSGAPEGEAGSGRKAS; this is encoded by the coding sequence GTGCACCTCGAGATGCCCCTCATCATCGGCCTGATGGTGGCCGCCAGCTCGCTCGCCATCGCCGCCAAGCGCGTCCGCATTCCGTACAACGTCGCGCTGGTGGTCGGTGGCCTGCTCATCTCCGTGGGGGGCATCCTCCCCGGCGTCCCCCCGCTCAACCCCGAGGTCGTCTTCCTCGTCTGCCTGCCGCTGCTCCTCTTCGAGGGTGGCATCACCGCGGACGTGGCCAACGTGCGCGCCAACCTCCTGCCCATCGCCACCCTGGCCACCCTGGGCATGGTGCTGGCCATCGCCGCCACCGGCACGGCGCTCCACTTCGCCCTGGAGCTCGCCTGGGGGCCCGCGCTGCTGCTCGGCGCCATGCTCGCCGTCACCGACACCGTCTCCATCCTCTACGCCTTCCGCCGCGCCCCCGTCCCCCGGCGCCTCTCCGGCATCATGCAGGGCGAGAGTCTCTTCAACGACGGCACCGCGCTCGTGGCCTACGCGGCCATCGCCAGCATCGTGGCGGGAGGCCAGTCCTCCTTCTCCCTTCCCCTGCTCGGCGCCAAGGTGCTGGGCGCCACCGCGGGCGGCCTCGTCATCGGCCTGGCCCTGGGGCTCGTGGCCGGCTTCGTCATCCGCCACACCGAGGATCCGCTCGCCGAAATCATGGTGACCACGGCGCTGGCCTTCGCCGCCTTCGTCATCGGCGAGCAGCTCCACCTGTCGGGCGCCATCGCCGCGGTGACGGCCGGGTTGAGCACCGGCATCAACCTGCGGCGCCACGTGTCCCCGCAGAGCCAGGTGGCCATCCACACCTTCTGGGAGTACGCCGCCTTCGGGGTGAACACCTTCCTCTTCCTCTCGGTGGGACTCACCACGCGGCCCGAGGCGCTGGTGGGCTACATGCCCCAGACGGTGCTCGCGGTGGCCTGTGTCTTCGCCGGGCGCGCGGTGGCCATCTACCTGCCCTTCCTGCTGCTGCGCCTGGTGCGCCCCTCCGAGGCCGTGCCCCTGCGCTGGCAGCACGTCTTCATCCTCGGCAACATCAAGGGCGCGCTCTCCATCGGTCTGGCCCTGGGTCTTCCGGAGGCCACGCCCTCGCGCGAGCTGCTGGTGGCCATCGCCTTCGGCGTCACCTTCGTGTCCCTCGTCATCCAGGGGCTCGCGCTCACCGGCATCCTCAAGCGGCTGGGCCTGTTCCACGAGGACCCCGTGGCCTACGCGGTGGCCGAGCAGCAGGCGCGGCTCATCTCCAGCCGAGCCGCGCGCCAGGAGCTGGAGGTGCTGCACGATCAGGGGCTCATCCCCCGCGCGGCCTACGAGCACCTGCGCAGCGACTACCAGGTGGGCATCGCCGGCGCCGAGCGGGAGCTGCGCCGGCTCAGCGAGCAGCACCTGGCGCAGGGAGCGCGCATCGTCCTGGTGACGCGCCGCCGCCTCATCGACGCGGAGCGCACCGCGCTGCTGTCGGCCCGGCGCGCCGGCCTCATCCCCGAGGCCACCGCCGAGGCGCAGCTGGCCAGGCTGGACGAGCGCACGCTGGAGCTGGAGCACGTGTTGTCGGGTGCCCCCGAGGGTGAGGCGGGCAGCGGGAGGAAGGCGTCATGA
- a CDS encoding NAD-binding protein: MRIVIAGGGRVGGALAARLVAERHQVTVVERDATACNRLFEDIGVVTVCGDATDPQVLESAGISGADIAAGVLARDAENLAFATLVRSMSGARVMVRMLDSRYREAYRLAGVSELVEEAEVVVAKMTTAIDFPQVAGSLPLAAGDAILFELEVSPKALVSGRTVAQVRALPNFPRECVFIGLLDPEGRITLPDGNTVLRAEHTIILVARRAELARAVECLTAELQGHADTPLAEMLRKVDFLTPLSDEELSTVARGAEYLRKAAGEAIFNKGEAGETFYVVVSGEVNLLAEGGRVVETVKPGGFFGEIALLTGEPRSTSAQAATLCELASVGRDDFRGVVMANPAMALEMSRILGQRLAKMAQQDRTPQKRKGLFGR; the protein is encoded by the coding sequence ATGAGGATCGTCATCGCGGGTGGTGGACGGGTCGGTGGAGCGCTGGCGGCACGGCTGGTGGCGGAGCGCCATCAGGTGACGGTGGTGGAGCGGGACGCGACCGCCTGCAACCGGCTCTTCGAGGACATCGGCGTGGTGACGGTGTGTGGGGACGCGACGGATCCGCAGGTGTTGGAGTCGGCGGGCATCTCCGGCGCGGACATCGCGGCCGGGGTGCTGGCGCGCGACGCGGAGAACCTGGCCTTCGCCACGCTGGTGCGCTCCATGAGCGGCGCCCGCGTCATGGTGCGCATGCTGGACAGCCGCTACCGCGAGGCCTACCGGCTCGCCGGAGTGAGCGAGCTGGTGGAGGAGGCCGAGGTGGTGGTGGCGAAGATGACCACGGCCATCGACTTCCCCCAGGTGGCGGGCTCGCTGCCGCTGGCGGCCGGGGACGCCATCCTCTTCGAGCTGGAGGTGAGCCCCAAGGCGCTGGTGTCCGGCCGGACGGTGGCGCAGGTGCGCGCCCTGCCCAACTTCCCCCGCGAGTGCGTCTTCATCGGCCTGTTGGACCCGGAGGGCCGCATCACCCTGCCGGACGGCAATACGGTGCTGCGCGCCGAACACACCATCATCCTCGTGGCCCGCCGCGCCGAGCTGGCCCGGGCCGTGGAGTGCCTCACCGCCGAGCTCCAGGGCCACGCCGACACACCCCTGGCCGAGATGTTGCGCAAGGTGGACTTCCTCACGCCGCTGAGTGACGAGGAGCTGTCCACCGTGGCCCGCGGCGCCGAGTACCTGCGCAAGGCGGCCGGCGAGGCCATCTTCAACAAGGGCGAGGCGGGAGAGACCTTCTACGTCGTCGTCTCCGGGGAGGTGAACCTGCTGGCCGAGGGCGGGCGCGTGGTGGAGACGGTGAAGCCCGGGGGCTTCTTCGGCGAGATTGCCCTCCTCACGGGCGAGCCCCGCTCCACCAGCGCCCAGGCCGCCACGCTGTGCGAGCTGGCCAGCGTGGGCCGCGACGACTTCCGCGGGGTGGTCATGGCCAACCCCGCCATGGCCCTGGAGATGAGCCGCATCCTCGGCCAGCGCCTGGCGAAGATGGCCCAGCAGGACCGGACGCCCCAGAAACGCAAGGGCCTGTTCGGGCGCTGA
- a CDS encoding ATP-binding protein, which yields MKLLLVGPADDSIRPLLHEWGHEVVHAPHAEQAEPWLRGVEGVLVCGREVAEEMARRPIPPDVRPRPFLLALLPASPEPVPLEALLAAAVDDYMIAPFDPARMRTRLEWLGRRRKAGMQATQKGPPSRGELERLTAIIQTQNDVALAGLELDKVMSLIAERALELSGAAGASVALVEGDELVYRVTLGSQAHHRGFRLKLANSLSGMSILRGEVLHSRDTESDPRVNVNATRQINARSMIVVPLQRGGTGMGALNVIYSEPNAYDDLDVRTLELMGQLLGAAMINASEFEAKGTLVAEFADTLAALQQSQELFYSFMNQSPLIAFMKDDSGRRTWVNEAYARFFRRSAEAMVGLTDAELFTSSQAERMHQEDQSVLTTGQRFCAEQLVLSPEGTEHYWLIHKFALRDAFGRHLIGGVAVDITARKNAEEALRRSEESSRTLIEGLPEAIFVHHDGRLLYINPAGLTFLGHGSAEGLDGASLLELIHPDDREVAASVLKGEDNSIREVRFLRAGGQPVEAELSAMRLLFDGEPATVVSARDVTERKQMQSRLLLADRLASVGTLAAGIAHEINNPLAFVLSNLGFLEQECQRLMGELPAEPLREMQEVLSETHQGAERMRHIMRDLRTLSRDDGEQLSAVDVREVLESSLRLVRNELRGRAQLVKDFEPVPLVWASEIRLGQVFLNLLINAAQALPANQPERNEVRVRVRAIGTRVVIEVTDTGSGIAPEVRDRIFDPFFTTKPVGTGTGLGLSICHGIVSGLGGEITVESELGKGTTFRITLPAAPASAKQLGGKS from the coding sequence ATGAAGCTGCTCCTCGTTGGTCCAGCCGATGACTCCATCCGCCCGCTCCTCCACGAATGGGGCCATGAGGTGGTCCACGCTCCACATGCCGAGCAGGCCGAGCCATGGCTTCGCGGGGTGGAGGGCGTGCTGGTGTGCGGGCGTGAAGTCGCCGAGGAGATGGCCCGGCGGCCCATCCCCCCGGACGTGCGGCCCAGGCCCTTCCTCCTCGCGCTCCTCCCGGCCTCGCCCGAGCCGGTGCCCCTGGAGGCCCTGCTGGCCGCCGCGGTGGATGACTACATGATCGCCCCCTTCGATCCGGCGCGGATGCGGACCCGGCTCGAGTGGCTCGGCCGGCGCAGGAAGGCCGGGATGCAGGCCACCCAGAAGGGCCCGCCCTCGCGCGGCGAGTTGGAGCGGCTCACCGCCATCATCCAGACCCAGAACGACGTCGCGCTGGCGGGGCTCGAGCTGGATAAGGTGATGAGTCTCATCGCGGAGCGCGCCCTGGAGCTGAGCGGCGCGGCGGGAGCCTCGGTGGCGCTGGTCGAGGGCGACGAGCTGGTCTACCGCGTGACCCTCGGGAGCCAGGCCCACCACCGCGGCTTCCGGCTCAAGCTCGCCAACAGCCTCTCGGGCATGAGCATCCTGCGCGGCGAGGTGCTCCACTCCCGCGACACCGAGAGCGACCCCCGGGTGAACGTGAACGCCACCCGGCAGATCAACGCCCGCTCGATGATCGTCGTCCCGCTGCAGCGCGGTGGCACCGGCATGGGCGCGCTCAACGTCATCTACAGCGAGCCCAACGCCTACGACGACCTGGACGTGCGCACGCTGGAGCTGATGGGCCAGCTGCTCGGCGCGGCGATGATCAACGCCTCCGAGTTCGAGGCCAAGGGCACCCTGGTGGCCGAGTTCGCCGACACCCTGGCGGCGCTCCAGCAGAGCCAGGAGCTGTTCTACTCGTTCATGAACCAGAGCCCGCTGATCGCCTTCATGAAGGACGATTCGGGCCGGCGCACGTGGGTGAACGAGGCCTACGCCCGGTTCTTCCGGCGCTCGGCGGAGGCGATGGTGGGGCTGACGGATGCCGAGCTGTTCACCTCCTCGCAGGCCGAGCGGATGCACCAGGAGGACCAGAGCGTGCTCACCACCGGGCAGCGCTTCTGCGCCGAGCAGCTGGTCCTCTCGCCCGAGGGGACGGAGCACTACTGGCTCATCCACAAGTTCGCCCTGCGCGATGCGTTCGGCCGGCACCTGATCGGGGGCGTGGCCGTGGACATCACCGCGCGAAAGAACGCCGAGGAGGCCCTGCGCCGCTCCGAGGAGAGCTCCCGCACCCTCATCGAGGGGCTACCCGAGGCCATCTTCGTGCACCACGACGGCCGCCTGCTCTACATCAACCCGGCGGGGCTCACCTTCCTGGGCCATGGCTCGGCGGAGGGGCTCGATGGCGCCTCGCTGCTCGAGCTCATCCACCCGGATGACCGGGAGGTCGCCGCCAGCGTGCTCAAGGGCGAGGACAACTCCATCCGCGAGGTGCGCTTCCTGCGCGCGGGCGGCCAGCCGGTGGAGGCGGAGCTGAGCGCCATGCGGCTGCTCTTCGACGGCGAGCCGGCCACGGTGGTGAGCGCGCGGGACGTCACCGAGCGCAAGCAGATGCAGTCACGCCTGCTGCTCGCCGACCGGCTGGCGAGCGTGGGCACGCTGGCGGCCGGCATCGCGCACGAAATCAACAATCCGCTCGCCTTCGTCCTCTCCAACCTGGGCTTCCTGGAGCAGGAGTGCCAGCGGCTCATGGGCGAGCTGCCGGCCGAGCCGCTGCGGGAGATGCAGGAGGTGCTGAGCGAGACGCACCAGGGCGCCGAGCGGATGCGGCACATCATGCGCGATCTGCGGACGCTCTCGCGCGACGATGGCGAGCAGCTGTCCGCGGTGGACGTGCGCGAGGTGCTCGAGTCGAGCCTGCGCCTGGTGCGCAACGAGCTGCGCGGGCGCGCCCAGTTGGTGAAGGACTTCGAGCCGGTGCCGTTGGTGTGGGCGAGTGAGATCCGCCTGGGGCAGGTGTTCCTCAACCTGCTCATCAACGCCGCCCAGGCCCTGCCCGCCAATCAGCCCGAGCGCAACGAGGTGCGGGTGCGGGTGCGGGCCATCGGCACGCGCGTCGTCATCGAGGTGACGGACACCGGCAGTGGCATCGCTCCCGAGGTGCGCGACCGCATCTTCGACCCCTTCTTCACCACCAAGCCGGTGGGCACGGGGACGGGGCTCGGTCTGTCCATCTGCCACGGCATCGTGTCGGGGCTGGGGGGAGAGATCACCGTGGAGAGCGAGCTGGGAAAGGGCACCACCTTCCGCATCACCCTGCCCGCCGCCCCGGCCTCGGCGAAGCAGCTCGGCGGCAAGTCCTGA